Proteins from a single region of Saccharospirillaceae bacterium:
- a CDS encoding STAS domain-containing protein, whose translation MTVQSSLAGDGRELTIKIDGRFDFSAHQEFRDAYENVSSGISSYVVDMGGTSYLDSSALGMLLLLRDHAGGDSSDVQIVNCNQDVRKILTISNFEQLFRIQ comes from the coding sequence ATGACTGTACAGTCTTCTCTGGCGGGTGATGGTCGCGAATTAACGATCAAAATCGATGGTCGCTTTGACTTCAGTGCTCACCAGGAATTTCGTGACGCATATGAGAATGTATCTTCCGGGATATCCTCTTATGTTGTTGATATGGGTGGTACTTCTTACCTAGATAGTTCTGCTCTCGGTATGTTGTTATTGTTGCGCGATCATGCGGGGGGTGATAGTTCCGATGTACAGATCGTGAACTGTAATCAGGATGTGCGTAAGATTCTGACGATCTCAAATTTCGAGCAACTGTTCCGAATCCAGTAA
- a CDS encoding SpoIIE family protein phosphatase, translating into MDSIKILIADDNQIDRMVLSRIVRNQGHEVYEVDNGKKAVEAIATFAPDIILLDVMMPEMNGKEAALAIKASCGEDFVPIIFLTSLTDAQSLADCLDSGGDDFLSKPYNATILQAKINSFSRMRQMHKTLQSQRDMIVNNNEHLLHEQQVAKAVFDNVAHAGCLSSSNIRYMLSPLSIFNGDVLLAARKPAGGMHVLLGDFTGHGLPAAIGAMPLAEIFYGMSAKGFAVRDILREINLKLKGILPVGFFCCAAVVDIDPGRKTLNVWMGGLPDCYLLRANGDVDTLSSTNLPLGVLSNEQFNDDLMEFSMDDEDRLFLWSDGIQEARNATGEMFGEDRLRAIFDGSVTPADVFDSIQNNLAEFTQGSERDDDTTLIEVQMVQDSVIEDMKVQMDSGPLAGPIDWKMDYRLGPDTLKNFNPLPLMIHIMMEVPGLRTMGGQLYTVMSELFSNSFEHGVLGLNSSLKADADGFVLYYQERESRLANLQDGYIQIRMEHQGDGRCGSLTIQLEDSGNGFDYSAISQTGDKKNRYSGRGIPLISQVCESLSYHGRGNIVEAVIRWPAKPE; encoded by the coding sequence ATGGACAGTATTAAAATTCTGATTGCGGACGATAATCAGATAGATCGGATGGTGTTATCCCGTATTGTACGTAATCAGGGTCATGAGGTTTATGAGGTTGATAACGGCAAAAAAGCGGTTGAAGCCATCGCAACTTTCGCTCCCGATATCATTTTGCTCGATGTAATGATGCCGGAGATGAATGGCAAGGAAGCCGCACTGGCAATCAAGGCCAGTTGTGGTGAAGATTTTGTTCCGATCATTTTTCTCACATCGCTGACTGATGCCCAAAGCCTCGCAGATTGTCTTGACTCCGGCGGCGATGATTTTCTCAGTAAGCCCTACAACGCTACCATTCTTCAGGCGAAAATAAACTCCTTTTCGCGCATGCGGCAAATGCACAAAACGCTGCAGTCTCAGCGCGATATGATTGTTAACAACAACGAACATTTACTGCATGAGCAACAGGTTGCCAAAGCGGTATTCGATAATGTCGCTCACGCTGGTTGTTTATCCTCCTCCAATATTCGCTACATGTTGTCGCCTTTATCGATATTTAATGGTGATGTACTGCTGGCCGCTCGTAAGCCAGCGGGTGGAATGCATGTGTTGCTCGGTGATTTCACCGGGCACGGTTTGCCTGCGGCAATCGGAGCTATGCCCTTGGCTGAAATCTTTTATGGTATGAGTGCCAAGGGTTTTGCCGTCCGCGATATTCTGCGTGAAATTAACCTCAAGCTAAAAGGTATCTTACCGGTTGGTTTCTTTTGTTGTGCGGCAGTTGTGGATATCGACCCGGGACGTAAAACACTTAATGTCTGGATGGGGGGGTTACCAGACTGCTATTTGTTGCGTGCCAATGGCGACGTGGACACGCTGTCTTCTACAAATCTACCACTCGGTGTATTGAGTAACGAGCAGTTTAATGACGATCTGATGGAATTTTCCATGGACGATGAAGATCGTTTATTTCTTTGGTCAGATGGTATTCAGGAAGCCAGAAATGCCACTGGAGAGATGTTTGGTGAAGATCGGTTAAGGGCTATTTTTGATGGTTCGGTAACACCCGCAGATGTTTTTGACTCCATTCAGAATAATCTGGCGGAATTTACCCAAGGCAGTGAACGCGATGACGATACCACGCTGATCGAAGTTCAGATGGTCCAGGATTCCGTTATCGAAGATATGAAGGTGCAAATGGACTCCGGTCCGCTTGCAGGACCGATTGATTGGAAAATGGACTATCGGCTTGGTCCCGATACGCTGAAAAATTTCAATCCGCTACCCTTAATGATTCACATTATGATGGAAGTGCCCGGTCTAAGGACAATGGGTGGTCAGCTTTACACCGTTATGTCAGAACTGTTCTCCAACTCTTTCGAGCATGGTGTACTGGGGCTTAATTCGTCACTGAAAGCCGATGCGGATGGCTTCGTTCTGTATTATCAGGAACGAGAAAGTCGCCTTGCTAATTTGCAGGACGGATATATCCAGATTCGGATGGAGCATCAGGGAGATGGACGCTGTGGCAGTCTGACCATTCAGCTGGAAGACAGCGGCAACGGTTTTGATTATTCAGCAATCAGTCAGACTGGTGACAAAAAAAATCGTTATTCTGGTCGTGGCATTCCGTTAATCAGTCAGGTTTGTGAATCATTGAGTTACCACGGTAGAGGCAATATTGTTGAAGCAGTGATACGATGGCCAGCAAAACCAGAATAA
- a CDS encoding Hpt domain-containing protein — translation MGWPEHFDTDAFDMLKEVMDDEFTDLLQVYIEDSDSRLPLLHQALAAADAMALRELAHSFKGASSNISALTLADLCFSLESAAKNGELSDLHQVISAIEKEYAIVKNYLQPLLV, via the coding sequence ATGGGATGGCCAGAGCATTTTGATACCGATGCTTTCGATATGTTAAAGGAAGTCATGGACGACGAATTTACGGATTTGCTTCAGGTTTATATTGAAGATTCTGACTCCCGTCTGCCGTTATTACATCAGGCATTGGCTGCTGCTGATGCCATGGCCTTGAGAGAATTGGCGCACAGTTTCAAAGGTGCCAGTAGTAATATTTCTGCCTTAACGCTTGCGGATCTCTGTTTCTCTTTAGAAAGTGCCGCCAAAAACGGAGAATTGTCAGATCTCCATCAGGTTATCTCCGCCATTGAGAAAGAATACGCCATCGTAAAAAATTACCTCCAACCTCTATTGGTCTGA
- a CDS encoding flagellar hook-length control protein FliK, whose translation MNQPDVTPGLLSLLPSFSALQAPVSLSEEAAESQFGDVLSELLPVEGVSEEQLPSGDSLPLSGQILSSPQTNVETRLPSEGLPEEYQPQLLLERIRESQQISDSVLIPVEQPTVASAGPAINQPASASAPRNIAQLVSPGAVSRPVSELPTEEPLLPQEIDSNEGDPVQQTQIASQTSPTVATKPIVNPIDNERFESAKVHVATDTLTQTASNATDGQVLTRSDQFANSDDALLTDAELQQLEEQQQQIDGKERLEFGRDKQQWTPAMGSRIVTMVAENIQQAEIHLDPPELGSLEIKLQVNQEQASVQVQVQTPQVKEVLEANAQRLKDELAEQGLELAGFDVSQQEKGQGGDSSDGASDDSEQGSERLTDAIEAENQEALNVTRHNGVLDAYA comes from the coding sequence ATGAATCAGCCAGACGTTACCCCAGGCCTGTTGTCATTGTTACCGTCTTTTTCCGCGTTACAAGCGCCTGTCAGCCTATCGGAGGAAGCGGCAGAGAGTCAGTTCGGTGATGTACTCAGTGAACTTTTGCCGGTTGAAGGCGTAAGTGAAGAACAACTTCCGAGCGGAGACAGTTTGCCGTTGAGCGGACAAATATTGTCGTCGCCACAAACGAATGTTGAAACACGTTTACCTTCAGAAGGTTTACCGGAGGAGTATCAACCGCAATTACTGCTTGAAAGGATTCGTGAATCGCAGCAAATCAGTGATTCTGTTCTGATCCCTGTTGAGCAGCCCACGGTTGCCAGTGCTGGCCCGGCAATTAACCAACCAGCTTCAGCGTCAGCGCCAAGAAATATTGCTCAATTGGTTTCGCCAGGCGCTGTAAGTAGGCCGGTGTCAGAGCTACCTACAGAGGAGCCATTGTTGCCGCAAGAGATAGATAGCAATGAAGGTGATCCGGTGCAGCAAACTCAGATTGCTAGCCAGACTTCACCAACCGTTGCGACCAAGCCAATTGTTAATCCCATTGATAACGAGCGGTTTGAATCGGCAAAAGTGCATGTTGCCACTGACACGCTGACACAAACCGCCAGCAACGCAACAGACGGCCAGGTGTTGACCCGCAGTGATCAATTCGCCAACAGTGACGATGCTTTGCTGACCGATGCCGAGTTGCAGCAACTGGAGGAGCAGCAACAACAAATTGATGGCAAAGAGCGGCTGGAATTTGGTCGGGATAAACAGCAATGGACCCCTGCCATGGGCAGTCGGATTGTGACTATGGTTGCAGAGAATATTCAACAGGCGGAAATTCATCTCGATCCACCGGAATTAGGATCGTTAGAAATAAAACTTCAGGTGAATCAGGAACAGGCCAGCGTCCAGGTGCAGGTGCAAACGCCACAGGTTAAAGAGGTCCTTGAAGCCAATGCTCAGCGCTTGAAAGATGAGTTGGCGGAGCAAGGTCTTGAGTTGGCCGGGTTTGACGTGTCGCAGCAAGAAAAAGGGCAGGGTGGTGATTCTTCTGATGGGGCATCAGATGATTCTGAGCAAGGCAGCGAACGGTTGACGGATGCTATCGAAGCAGAAAATCAGGAAGCGCTTAACGTCACCCGCCATAATGGTGTGCTCGACGCCTACGCCTGA
- a CDS encoding flagellar basal body-associated FliL family protein: MAAEQDLKLDGAGQEEASSGGGKKKFILIIVAVVLLIGLAVGTTVFLMISGDGEAEVEALEDAVVEEVITEEPESPAQYVVLKPEFVVSFQVGTRQRFLQASIEVMTRQQAIVDALTLHEPMIRNDIIRIMGEQDFKQLRTAEGRVAMQNQLLKHLKDIMKREADTDGVEAVLFTNLVMQ; encoded by the coding sequence ATGGCAGCAGAGCAGGATTTAAAACTGGATGGCGCTGGACAAGAGGAAGCTTCTTCCGGTGGCGGTAAAAAGAAGTTCATCTTGATTATTGTCGCGGTCGTCTTGCTGATCGGACTCGCAGTCGGAACCACGGTATTTTTGATGATCAGTGGTGATGGCGAAGCCGAGGTTGAAGCTTTAGAAGATGCGGTGGTTGAGGAAGTGATTACGGAAGAGCCGGAAAGCCCGGCTCAGTATGTGGTTCTCAAACCTGAATTTGTTGTGAGTTTTCAGGTCGGAACCCGGCAGCGTTTTCTACAAGCCAGCATCGAAGTTATGACACGCCAGCAAGCGATTGTTGATGCGTTGACGTTGCACGAACCGATGATCCGTAATGACATTATCCGGATTATGGGTGAGCAGGATTTTAAACAATTAAGAACAGCAGAAGGCCGCGTCGCTATGCAAAACCAGTTGCTGAAGCATCTGAAAGATATAATGAAGCGTGAAGCCGATACCGACGGTGTCGAAGCTGTTCTCTTTACTAACTTAGTAATGCAGTAG
- the fliM gene encoding flagellar motor switch protein FliM: protein MQDLLSQDEIDALLHGVDDGDIEPEEEIDEAGVKSYDLTSNDRIVRGRMPTLEMINERFARYTRISMFNFLRRSADVASGGVQIMKFGEYVHTLYVPTSLNLVKMRPLRGTALFIMDAKLVFKLVDNFFGGDGRHAKIEGREFTPTEVRVVQLVLSQIFADMIEAWQPVMEVEFEYVGSEVNPAMANIVSPSEVVVVSTFHIELDGGGGDFHMTIPYSMIEPIREVLDAGVQSDIDDIDERWTQSLREDIMDAPVPIHGTLVEREITLREVAELQEGDIIPIEMPDDFTLEANGIPVFRGRMGISHENLAVKIIDPLNHRRR, encoded by the coding sequence GTGCAAGATTTACTGTCGCAAGATGAAATTGATGCACTTCTTCACGGGGTCGATGATGGTGATATCGAGCCTGAGGAGGAGATTGACGAAGCGGGGGTCAAATCCTATGACCTGACCAGCAACGACCGCATTGTGCGCGGTCGTATGCCGACGCTGGAAATGATTAACGAGCGATTTGCGCGTTATACCCGCATCAGTATGTTTAATTTTTTGCGACGCAGTGCGGATGTCGCCTCCGGTGGCGTGCAAATTATGAAGTTTGGTGAATACGTTCACACACTTTATGTACCAACCAGTTTGAATCTGGTGAAAATGCGACCGTTACGAGGCACCGCGTTATTTATCATGGATGCCAAGCTGGTGTTCAAGTTAGTGGATAATTTTTTTGGCGGCGATGGTCGTCATGCAAAAATTGAGGGGCGAGAGTTCACACCTACTGAAGTCCGGGTTGTGCAGTTGGTTCTGAGTCAAATCTTTGCCGATATGATTGAAGCCTGGCAACCGGTAATGGAAGTGGAATTTGAATACGTTGGTTCCGAGGTTAACCCCGCCATGGCCAACATTGTAAGCCCGAGTGAAGTAGTGGTGGTGAGTACCTTTCATATCGAGCTGGATGGTGGTGGTGGCGATTTTCATATGACCATCCCATATTCGATGATCGAACCGATTCGCGAAGTTCTGGATGCCGGTGTTCAGAGTGATATTGATGACATTGATGAACGTTGGACCCAGTCATTACGGGAAGACATTATGGACGCTCCGGTACCCATCCACGGGACTTTGGTTGAGCGCGAAATTACATTGCGTGAAGTAGCCGAGCTGCAGGAGGGAGACATTATCCCGATTGAAATGCCCGACGACTTTACTCTGGAAGCAAACGGTATTCCGGTTTTCCGGGGGAGAATGGGAATATCACATGAAAATCTGGCGGTTAAGATTATCGACCCGCTAAACCACAGGCGGCGCTAG
- the fliN gene encoding flagellar motor switch protein FliN has translation MADENDQDVTPDNNENLDADALADSVAQGVEDAADDEQALADEWAAAMEESGDEDESVDDDWAAAMEEAGETPSDDIQKMPLDPVVDEGVPRNPDPDGPELDVILDIPVRISMEVGATQIPIRNLLQLNQGSVVELDRLAGEPLDVMVNGTLIAHGEVVMVNDKFGIRLTDVVSQSERIQRLR, from the coding sequence ATGGCAGACGAAAATGATCAGGATGTAACGCCGGATAATAATGAGAACCTTGATGCAGATGCTTTAGCCGACTCTGTTGCTCAGGGAGTTGAAGATGCCGCTGATGACGAACAGGCACTGGCTGATGAATGGGCTGCTGCGATGGAGGAGTCGGGCGACGAGGACGAAAGCGTGGATGATGACTGGGCTGCGGCAATGGAAGAAGCCGGAGAAACACCATCGGATGACATCCAGAAAATGCCGCTGGACCCGGTTGTTGATGAGGGCGTTCCCAGAAACCCTGATCCAGATGGTCCGGAACTGGATGTTATTCTCGATATTCCTGTCCGGATTTCGATGGAGGTTGGTGCAACCCAAATACCGATCCGCAATCTGTTACAGCTTAACCAGGGGTCCGTAGTGGAACTGGATCGTTTAGCCGGTGAGCCATTGGACGTGATGGTCAACGGTACTTTAATCGCCCACGGTGAAGTTGTGATGGTGAATGATAAGTTCGGAATTCGATTAACGGATGTGGTGAGTCAGAGTGAACGTATTCAACGCCTGCGTTAA
- the fliO gene encoding flagellar biosynthetic protein FliO produces the protein MAEASDAGQMAGALAVDPLASAGKVILFLVLVVGLIFFLAWLAGKSRALPLNGGHGEQLKTLAVLPLGIKEKVAVVQVGEKQLVLGITPQQINCLAELDEPLSTPDTTAQALSFSDLLKKAVRS, from the coding sequence ATGGCAGAAGCATCGGATGCTGGGCAGATGGCAGGAGCGTTGGCTGTAGATCCTTTGGCTTCTGCTGGAAAAGTGATTTTATTTCTGGTGTTGGTTGTTGGTCTGATTTTTTTTCTGGCATGGCTTGCCGGAAAAAGTCGGGCGCTACCATTAAACGGTGGCCATGGAGAACAGCTTAAAACATTGGCGGTATTACCCTTAGGTATAAAAGAAAAAGTAGCGGTGGTTCAGGTGGGCGAAAAGCAATTGGTATTAGGCATTACCCCCCAGCAAATTAATTGCTTGGCCGAACTTGATGAACCACTTTCTACCCCAGACACGACGGCACAGGCTCTCTCATTTTCTGACCTGTTGAAAAAAGCGGTGCGTTCATGA
- the fliP gene encoding flagellar type III secretion system pore protein FliP (The bacterial flagellar biogenesis protein FliP forms a type III secretion system (T3SS)-type pore required for flagellar assembly.), with product MNRLAIKILFILLSTLTIPAMAEDEGTQKSFIGIPAMVYQANESGGEYTITLQILAIMTVLTVLPSLLIMMTSFTRIIVVLAILRQAMGLQQTPSNQILLGLALFLTLFIMTPVFRVINVDAVQPYLNEEITPLEAAERAIKPLHGFMLSQTRENDLNLFMRLSGETDIASSADTPIHVLIPAFITSELKTAFQIGFLIFIPFLIIDLVVASILMAMGMMMLSPIIISLPFKIMLFVLIDGWALIMGTLANSFGTV from the coding sequence ATGAATCGTCTGGCGATAAAAATACTGTTTATTTTATTGTCCACACTGACGATTCCTGCAATGGCTGAAGACGAAGGCACTCAGAAGTCTTTTATCGGCATACCGGCGATGGTTTACCAGGCTAATGAATCCGGTGGCGAATATACGATAACCCTCCAGATCCTGGCGATTATGACGGTATTGACGGTGCTTCCGTCGTTACTGATTATGATGACCTCGTTTACCCGTATCATTGTGGTGCTGGCAATTCTCCGCCAGGCTATGGGATTGCAGCAAACCCCATCCAATCAGATCCTCCTGGGGTTAGCTTTGTTTCTGACATTATTTATTATGACTCCGGTATTTCGCGTGATTAATGTCGATGCGGTGCAGCCTTATTTGAATGAGGAGATTACGCCGCTAGAAGCTGCGGAACGAGCCATCAAACCTTTGCATGGCTTTATGTTGTCACAGACCCGTGAAAATGACTTGAATCTTTTTATGCGGCTGAGTGGCGAGACGGATATTGCCTCGTCAGCGGATACGCCCATTCATGTTTTGATTCCGGCTTTTATCACCAGTGAGTTAAAAACGGCATTTCAAATAGGTTTTTTGATTTTTATTCCTTTTCTCATCATTGATCTTGTCGTAGCAAGTATCCTGATGGCGATGGGTATGATGATGCTGTCCCCAATCATTATTTCTTTGCCATTTAAAATTATGTTGTTTGTATTGATCGATGGCTGGGCACTGATTATGGGGACCCTTGCCAATAGTTTTGGTACGGTCTGA
- the fliQ gene encoding flagellar biosynthesis protein FliQ: MTPAEIGDLFTHALYIVLVIVGAMIVPSLIVGLMVSTFQAATQINEQTLSFLPRLVVTLLAIIAFGPWAVATVLDFTRQIYMNIPFIIG; this comes from the coding sequence ATGACACCAGCAGAAATCGGCGATCTTTTCACTCATGCGCTTTACATCGTACTGGTCATCGTTGGTGCCATGATTGTGCCCAGTCTGATTGTCGGTCTGATGGTCAGTACCTTTCAGGCGGCAACGCAGATTAATGAGCAAACGTTGAGCTTTCTTCCACGTCTTGTCGTTACCTTACTAGCAATTATTGCCTTTGGTCCCTGGGCTGTAGCAACGGTGTTGGATTTCACTCGCCAGATTTATATGAATATTCCGTTCATTATCGGTTGA
- the fliR gene encoding flagellar type III secretion system protein FliR — translation MFEFDVTDVSHWVSRYVFPFARISGLLMVMPLIGTRMISQRIRIFLAVAITLVVVPVLPPMPKVEALSLASFIIVMQQLLIGIALGFIVEMLTQVYVIAGQLIAMQTGLGIATTVDPSQGASVVVVSQWFLFLVSLVFVSLNGHLVLIEILVDSFFTFPVSMEGFSANDFGLMIRWSGWMFAAALVIALPAIAALLVVNLAFGVMTRAAPQLNIFALGFPVTMVVGLFIMWLNISEMAAGFQVHMDTLFEFLKKLTLNQ, via the coding sequence ATGTTTGAATTTGATGTAACGGATGTTAGCCACTGGGTCAGTCGCTATGTATTTCCTTTTGCGCGCATAAGCGGTTTGTTAATGGTGATGCCATTAATAGGAACGCGGATGATATCACAGCGTATTCGGATTTTTCTGGCGGTCGCGATAACACTGGTTGTTGTTCCCGTGTTGCCACCAATGCCGAAGGTAGAAGCGCTGTCTTTAGCGTCTTTTATCATTGTGATGCAGCAATTGCTTATTGGTATTGCACTTGGGTTTATTGTCGAAATGTTAACCCAGGTCTATGTTATCGCCGGTCAGTTAATTGCTATGCAAACCGGTTTAGGTATTGCTACGACCGTTGATCCCAGCCAGGGTGCTTCGGTTGTTGTTGTTTCTCAGTGGTTTTTATTTCTGGTCAGTCTGGTGTTTGTCTCACTGAACGGTCATTTGGTCTTAATCGAAATCTTGGTCGACAGTTTCTTCACATTTCCGGTCTCTATGGAGGGCTTCAGTGCCAATGATTTTGGCTTGATGATTCGCTGGAGTGGCTGGATGTTTGCTGCGGCATTGGTCATTGCGCTACCAGCTATTGCTGCGTTACTGGTGGTTAACCTGGCATTTGGTGTGATGACCCGAGCCGCCCCTCAATTGAATATCTTTGCATTAGGTTTCCCGGTAACCATGGTGGTTGGCTTGTTTATTATGTGGCTGAATATCAGTGAAATGGCGGCGGGTTTTCAGGTTCATATGGATACTCTGTTTGAGTTTCTGAAAAAGCTCACGTTGAATCAGTAA
- the flhB gene encoding flagellar type III secretion system protein FlhB has protein sequence MADQDSSQEKTEEPTPRRLEKAREEGQAPRSKELATTLVLVVGALGLLIFGPWMAERMNNIALASFTIERAALFDPRVMSSQLGAAMIEAGVALAPWLVLVLIAAFAGPLSVGGWLFSTKAITPKLDRINPLSGLKRMFSMNSLVELIKAWAKVLVVGTVAFLVLSYYFDDAMALQHKAAKPAMDKTIEIIIWSVIFLCFSTVLIAIADVPWQIYSHTKKLRMSMQEIKDEFKETEGKPEVKSKIRQLQREVAQRRMMADVPDADVVITNPTHYSVALKYSAEAMQAPLLVAKGSDQTALKIREIAKEHNVAQMQAPPLARALYTHAKVGEEIPEGLYVAVAQVLAYIYQMDMFVKGQGPKPERKPDMPIPRDLRVDPDGSSPQ, from the coding sequence ATGGCAGATCAAGATTCCAGTCAGGAAAAAACAGAAGAACCCACACCCCGAAGGCTTGAAAAAGCCAGGGAAGAGGGGCAGGCCCCGCGTTCTAAAGAACTGGCGACGACTTTGGTGCTGGTCGTCGGAGCATTAGGTCTGCTGATATTCGGTCCATGGATGGCTGAGCGTATGAACAATATTGCGTTAGCAAGCTTTACTATAGAACGCGCGGCATTGTTTGACCCTCGGGTAATGTCCAGCCAGTTGGGTGCAGCAATGATCGAGGCTGGCGTAGCGCTCGCACCCTGGTTGGTGCTGGTGTTAATTGCAGCATTTGCGGGTCCCTTAAGTGTTGGTGGCTGGCTGTTTTCAACCAAAGCAATTACGCCGAAGCTGGATCGCATTAATCCGTTGAGTGGCTTGAAGCGTATGTTTTCGATGAACTCACTGGTTGAGTTGATCAAAGCCTGGGCTAAAGTTCTGGTGGTTGGAACCGTTGCCTTTCTAGTGCTCAGTTATTATTTCGACGATGCTATGGCGCTGCAACATAAGGCTGCAAAACCGGCCATGGATAAAACCATCGAAATTATCATCTGGTCAGTTATCTTTTTGTGTTTTTCCACCGTGCTGATTGCAATCGCTGATGTGCCTTGGCAAATCTACAGTCACACTAAAAAACTGCGAATGTCGATGCAGGAAATCAAAGACGAATTTAAAGAAACCGAAGGCAAGCCTGAAGTTAAAAGTAAAATCCGTCAGTTACAGCGGGAAGTTGCTCAGCGCCGCATGATGGCTGATGTCCCTGATGCCGATGTTGTGATCACCAACCCGACTCACTATTCGGTTGCATTGAAGTATTCTGCTGAAGCGATGCAGGCGCCATTATTGGTTGCCAAAGGTAGCGATCAGACCGCTCTCAAAATCCGTGAAATAGCCAAAGAGCACAATGTTGCGCAGATGCAGGCTCCGCCGCTTGCCCGGGCTTTATACACCCACGCAAAAGTAGGTGAAGAAATCCCAGAAGGCTTATACGTTGCAGTGGCACAGGTGCTGGCATATATCTATCAAATGGATATGTTTGTAAAAGGGCAGGGGCCGAAGCCTGAGCGCAAACCTGACATGCCAATTCCACGCGACCTGCGGGTTGACCCGGACGGATCGTCACCTCAATAA